A single region of the Silene latifolia isolate original U9 population chromosome 8, ASM4854445v1, whole genome shotgun sequence genome encodes:
- the LOC141596705 gene encoding uncharacterized protein LOC141596705 isoform X2, protein METVGDDEIDNCLIKLRVNAKRRLDNVYIGCGAGFSGDRPRAALKLLQSVEKLNYLVLECLAERTLADRYKEKQSGGDGYDPRISEWMQMLLPLALQRGTCIITNMGAMDPIGAQQKVLETASSLGLSITVAIAHEIDLKDSGLGCPTKNGLVKDGGISTYLGAAPIVRCLESYKPNVVITSRVADAALFLGPMVYELGWNWDDLEQLAQGALAGHLLECGCQLTGGYFMHPGDKYRDLSPSCLLDLSLPFAEVSYKGQVCVAKADGSGGILNFSTCAQQLLYEIFDPSAYITPDVVLDIRDVTFESLSSNKILCTGAKPSKTSTPEKLLQLVPKESGWKGWGEISYGGYQCVKRARLAEYLVRSWMEESYPSKNSCIISYIIGLDSLKVANSESLTSMEAGCRDIRLRMDGLFESKEHAVQFVREFTALYTNGPAGCGGISSGHRKEILLEKHLVGRDSIFWHIGAKSTDTGTPHSENHGNPKKPKTQVSVPHKFPLPVKVDDLYSQNPETVSNELQRSPAPSGKKVSLYEVAHSRVGDKGNDINFSIIPHSPSDIERLKTIITTQWVKEVLSPLLNPSPFLAAEYIQKRDKWVAENVKVEIYDVKGTGSLNVVVRNILDSGVNCSRRIDRHGKTISDIILSQQIVLP, encoded by the exons ATGGAAACTGTAGGCGATGATGAAATCGATAATTGTTTGATCAAACTG AGAGTCAATGCTAAAAGGAGGCTCGATAATGTTTATATTGGTTGTGGAGCTGGATTTTCGGGTGACAGACCAAGGGCAGCTCTTAAATTGCTTCAAAGTGTGGAGAAACTCAACTATCTTGTTCTTGAATGCCTTGCTGAGCGTACTCTAGCTGACCGCTACAAAGAGAAGCAGTCAGGGGGAGACGGTTATGATCCACGCA TTTCTGAGTGGATGCAGATGCTCTTACCTTTGGCACTGCAGAGAGGAACATGCATAATTACAAACATGGGTGCAA TGGATCCAATTGGTGCTCAACAGAAGGTCCTAGAAACTGCCAGCAGCCTGGGGCTCAGCATAACAGTAGCTATTGCTCATGAAATTGACTTGAAAGATTCAG GGTTAGGATGTCCAACAAAAAATGGTTTAGTCAAGGATGGT GGTATTAGCACGTATCTAGGAGCAGCTCCTATCGTCAGGTGTCTTGAATCATACAAGCCAAATGTCGTCATTACCAGTCGTGTAGCAGATGCTGCTCTATTTCTTGGCCCAATG GTTTATGAACTGGGCTGGAACTGGGATGACCTGGAGCAGCTAGCTCAGGGGGCTTTAGCTGGTCACCTTTTGGAGTGTGGTTGTCAGCTAACTGGAGGTTACTTTATGCATCCAG GAGACAAATATAGAGATCTATCTCCCTCATGTCTTTTAGATTTATCACTTCCTTTTGCCGAAGTAAGTTACAAAGGACAAGTATGTGTAGCAAAAGCAGATGGCAGCGGTGGTATTCTGAATTTCAGTACTTGTGCTCAACAGCTCCTCTATGAGATTTTTGATCCAAGTGCTTATATTACTCCTGATGTG GTCTTAGATATCCGGGATGTGACATTTGAATCCTTATCAAGCAACAAAATTCTCTGCACTGGAGCGAAACCATCGAAAACATCAACTCCTGAGAAGCTTCTACAGTTAGTACCAAAG GAATCTGGATGGAAAGGTTGGGGAGAGATATCTTATGGAGGTTACCAATGTGTAAAACGAGCAAGATTGGCCGAGTATCTG GTTAGATCCTGGATGGAAGAATCATATCCGAGTAAAAATAGCTGCATAATTTCTTATATTATCGGACTTGATAGTCTGAAAGTGGCGAACAGTGAAAGTCTAACTTCAATGGAAGCTGGCTGCCGAGATATAAGGTTACGCATGGATGGGTTATTTGAATCAAAGGAACACGCAGTTCAATTCGTCAGAGAGTTCACTGCGTTGTATACTAATGGACCTGCAGGTTGTGGTGGAATCAG TTCTGGACATCGTAAAGAAATCCTTCTGGAAAAGCATTTG GTTGGACGTGACTCTATCTTCTGGCATATAGGGGCTAAAAGCACAGATACGGGTACCCCACACAGCGAAAATCACGGTAACCCGAAGAAACCCAAGACTCAAGTATCTGTACCGCACAAATTCCCGTTACCAGTCAAGGTCGATGATTTATACAGTCAAAACCCAGAAACTGTATCAAATGAACTTCAACGGTCACCTGCACCCTCTGGCAAGAAGGTTTCTCTCTATGAAGTTGCACATAGCAGGGTCGGAGATAAAGGGAACGATATTAACTTCTCGATAATCCCACATTCCCCCTCAGATATCGAGAGGTTAAAGACGATCATAACCACGCAATGGGTCAAGGAAGTACTATCTCCTCTTTTGAATCCTTCTCCCTTTCTTGCAGCAGAATATATTCAGAAGAGAGATAAATGGGTTGCAGAAAATGTAAAAGTTGAGATTTATGATGTTAAAGGGACTGGATCTCTGAATGTCGTCGTTCGCAATATTCTCGACAGTGGCGTTAATTGCTCTAGGAGGATTGACCGCCATGGAAAGACCATTTCTGATATCATACTATCCCAGCAAATTGTGTTGCCTTAG
- the LOC141596705 gene encoding uncharacterized protein LOC141596705 isoform X1 — MGREVFFLHLGKVVLRRIFSDTASCLTVGVRDLIRWTMETVGDDEIDNCLIKLRVNAKRRLDNVYIGCGAGFSGDRPRAALKLLQSVEKLNYLVLECLAERTLADRYKEKQSGGDGYDPRISEWMQMLLPLALQRGTCIITNMGAMDPIGAQQKVLETASSLGLSITVAIAHEIDLKDSGLGCPTKNGLVKDGGISTYLGAAPIVRCLESYKPNVVITSRVADAALFLGPMVYELGWNWDDLEQLAQGALAGHLLECGCQLTGGYFMHPGDKYRDLSPSCLLDLSLPFAEVSYKGQVCVAKADGSGGILNFSTCAQQLLYEIFDPSAYITPDVVLDIRDVTFESLSSNKILCTGAKPSKTSTPEKLLQLVPKESGWKGWGEISYGGYQCVKRARLAEYLVRSWMEESYPSKNSCIISYIIGLDSLKVANSESLTSMEAGCRDIRLRMDGLFESKEHAVQFVREFTALYTNGPAGCGGISSGHRKEILLEKHLVGRDSIFWHIGAKSTDTGTPHSENHGNPKKPKTQVSVPHKFPLPVKVDDLYSQNPETVSNELQRSPAPSGKKVSLYEVAHSRVGDKGNDINFSIIPHSPSDIERLKTIITTQWVKEVLSPLLNPSPFLAAEYIQKRDKWVAENVKVEIYDVKGTGSLNVVVRNILDSGVNCSRRIDRHGKTISDIILSQQIVLP; from the exons ATGGGTAGGGAAGTGTTTTTCCTTCATCTGGGTAAG GTAGTTTTGCGCAGAATCTTCTCTGATACAGCTTCTTGCTTAACCGTCGGAGTACGTGACTTGATCCGTTGGACGATGGAAACTGTAGGCGATGATGAAATCGATAATTGTTTGATCAAACTG AGAGTCAATGCTAAAAGGAGGCTCGATAATGTTTATATTGGTTGTGGAGCTGGATTTTCGGGTGACAGACCAAGGGCAGCTCTTAAATTGCTTCAAAGTGTGGAGAAACTCAACTATCTTGTTCTTGAATGCCTTGCTGAGCGTACTCTAGCTGACCGCTACAAAGAGAAGCAGTCAGGGGGAGACGGTTATGATCCACGCA TTTCTGAGTGGATGCAGATGCTCTTACCTTTGGCACTGCAGAGAGGAACATGCATAATTACAAACATGGGTGCAA TGGATCCAATTGGTGCTCAACAGAAGGTCCTAGAAACTGCCAGCAGCCTGGGGCTCAGCATAACAGTAGCTATTGCTCATGAAATTGACTTGAAAGATTCAG GGTTAGGATGTCCAACAAAAAATGGTTTAGTCAAGGATGGT GGTATTAGCACGTATCTAGGAGCAGCTCCTATCGTCAGGTGTCTTGAATCATACAAGCCAAATGTCGTCATTACCAGTCGTGTAGCAGATGCTGCTCTATTTCTTGGCCCAATG GTTTATGAACTGGGCTGGAACTGGGATGACCTGGAGCAGCTAGCTCAGGGGGCTTTAGCTGGTCACCTTTTGGAGTGTGGTTGTCAGCTAACTGGAGGTTACTTTATGCATCCAG GAGACAAATATAGAGATCTATCTCCCTCATGTCTTTTAGATTTATCACTTCCTTTTGCCGAAGTAAGTTACAAAGGACAAGTATGTGTAGCAAAAGCAGATGGCAGCGGTGGTATTCTGAATTTCAGTACTTGTGCTCAACAGCTCCTCTATGAGATTTTTGATCCAAGTGCTTATATTACTCCTGATGTG GTCTTAGATATCCGGGATGTGACATTTGAATCCTTATCAAGCAACAAAATTCTCTGCACTGGAGCGAAACCATCGAAAACATCAACTCCTGAGAAGCTTCTACAGTTAGTACCAAAG GAATCTGGATGGAAAGGTTGGGGAGAGATATCTTATGGAGGTTACCAATGTGTAAAACGAGCAAGATTGGCCGAGTATCTG GTTAGATCCTGGATGGAAGAATCATATCCGAGTAAAAATAGCTGCATAATTTCTTATATTATCGGACTTGATAGTCTGAAAGTGGCGAACAGTGAAAGTCTAACTTCAATGGAAGCTGGCTGCCGAGATATAAGGTTACGCATGGATGGGTTATTTGAATCAAAGGAACACGCAGTTCAATTCGTCAGAGAGTTCACTGCGTTGTATACTAATGGACCTGCAGGTTGTGGTGGAATCAG TTCTGGACATCGTAAAGAAATCCTTCTGGAAAAGCATTTG GTTGGACGTGACTCTATCTTCTGGCATATAGGGGCTAAAAGCACAGATACGGGTACCCCACACAGCGAAAATCACGGTAACCCGAAGAAACCCAAGACTCAAGTATCTGTACCGCACAAATTCCCGTTACCAGTCAAGGTCGATGATTTATACAGTCAAAACCCAGAAACTGTATCAAATGAACTTCAACGGTCACCTGCACCCTCTGGCAAGAAGGTTTCTCTCTATGAAGTTGCACATAGCAGGGTCGGAGATAAAGGGAACGATATTAACTTCTCGATAATCCCACATTCCCCCTCAGATATCGAGAGGTTAAAGACGATCATAACCACGCAATGGGTCAAGGAAGTACTATCTCCTCTTTTGAATCCTTCTCCCTTTCTTGCAGCAGAATATATTCAGAAGAGAGATAAATGGGTTGCAGAAAATGTAAAAGTTGAGATTTATGATGTTAAAGGGACTGGATCTCTGAATGTCGTCGTTCGCAATATTCTCGACAGTGGCGTTAATTGCTCTAGGAGGATTGACCGCCATGGAAAGACCATTTCTGATATCATACTATCCCAGCAAATTGTGTTGCCTTAG